From a region of the Bradyrhizobium diazoefficiens genome:
- a CDS encoding DUF2269 domain-containing protein has translation MTLYLLVKFIHVLGAIVILGTGTGIAFFMLMAHRTNDVAFIALTASVVVVADAIFTLSAVILQPLTGGLLMMLSATPITEHWLLASLALYVVAGLFWVPVVFMQVEMRDLARQAAADQRSALPQRYFVLFRRWFAFGFPGFGATMLILWLMIVKPF, from the coding sequence ATGACGCTATATTTGCTGGTCAAATTTATCCATGTGCTCGGCGCCATCGTCATCCTTGGCACCGGAACCGGCATCGCCTTCTTCATGCTGATGGCGCATCGCACGAATGACGTGGCGTTCATCGCGCTCACGGCCTCAGTGGTGGTGGTCGCGGACGCAATCTTCACGCTGTCGGCCGTGATCCTCCAGCCGCTGACAGGCGGCCTGCTGATGATGCTCTCAGCGACGCCGATTACGGAGCACTGGCTGCTCGCCTCGCTCGCGCTCTACGTTGTCGCGGGCCTGTTCTGGGTCCCCGTCGTCTTCATGCAGGTCGAGATGCGTGATCTTGCGCGCCAGGCCGCCGCCGATCAGCGTAGCGCGCTTCCGCAGCGTTATTTCGTGCTGTTTCGCCGCTGGTTCGCATTCGGCTTCCCCGGCTTTGGCGCGACGATGCTGATCCTCTGGCTGATGATTGTAAAACCGTTTTGA
- a CDS encoding YggT family protein, whose product MRAVLDIVIIVLDLYVWLLIASAILSWLIAFNVVNTRNQFVSAVAEFLYRITEPLLAPIRNFLPSLGGLDISPIILILLIMFIERVILYYIYPNVI is encoded by the coding sequence ATGCGTGCCGTTCTCGACATCGTCATCATCGTGCTCGACCTCTACGTCTGGCTGCTGATCGCCTCCGCGATCCTATCCTGGCTGATCGCCTTCAACGTCGTGAACACCCGTAACCAGTTCGTCTCGGCGGTGGCGGAGTTCCTGTACCGGATCACCGAGCCGTTGCTGGCACCGATCCGCAATTTCCTGCCCAGTCTCGGCGGCCTCGACATCTCGCCGATCATCCTGATCCTGCTCATCATGTTCATCGAGCGGGTGATTCTGTACTACATCTATCCGAACGTGATCTGA
- a CDS encoding enoyl-CoA hydratase codes for MAYEHILYEVSDKIATITLNRPDRMNAWTPIMERDVRHAMEASSADDDVRVIILTGAGRAFCAGADMDALKGLDPDDVRRASNLPPFDMNRRPDWQTRYGFYPSIRKPVIAMLNGATAGIGLVHALYCDLRFAADNTVFTTAFARRGLIAEHGISWMLPRIVGHANAMDLLLSARRVTSEEALRMGLVNRLCSPEKLREETCAYARDLADFVSPSAMAVIKRQLYEVPFQTLAEATIEANREMMVALGGSDFQEGVASFMEKRPPRFTGK; via the coding sequence ATGGCCTATGAGCACATTCTCTATGAGGTGAGCGACAAGATCGCGACCATCACGCTCAATCGTCCCGATCGGATGAATGCGTGGACGCCGATCATGGAGCGCGACGTGCGTCATGCGATGGAAGCGTCAAGCGCCGATGACGATGTCCGCGTCATCATCCTCACCGGCGCGGGCCGCGCGTTTTGCGCCGGCGCCGACATGGATGCTTTGAAGGGACTCGATCCCGATGACGTCAGGCGCGCGTCGAACCTGCCGCCGTTCGACATGAACCGGCGTCCGGACTGGCAGACGCGCTACGGTTTCTATCCGTCGATCAGGAAGCCGGTCATCGCCATGCTCAATGGTGCCACGGCGGGCATCGGCCTCGTCCACGCGCTCTATTGCGACCTGCGCTTTGCCGCCGACAACACCGTGTTCACGACGGCTTTCGCGCGGCGCGGTCTGATTGCCGAGCACGGCATCAGCTGGATGCTGCCGCGCATCGTCGGTCATGCCAATGCAATGGATCTGTTGCTCTCGGCCCGGCGCGTAACGAGCGAGGAGGCGCTGCGGATGGGTTTGGTGAACCGTCTCTGCTCGCCTGAAAAGCTCCGCGAGGAGACCTGCGCCTATGCGCGCGATCTCGCCGATTTCGTTTCGCCGAGTGCGATGGCCGTTATCAAGCGCCAGCTCTACGAGGTGCCGTTCCAGACGCTGGCCGAGGCAACGATCGAAGCCAACCGGGAAATGATGGTGGCGCTGGGCGGCAGCGATTTCCAGGAAGGCGTGGCGAGCTTCATGGAGAAGCGGCCGCCGAGGTTCACGGGGAAGTAG
- a CDS encoding alpha/beta fold hydrolase, with the protein MRLLNILALLPLLTLLTAPSLCAQVTFGPSGEEGEPLRRQEWLVPSPDTEIAAHALLFRPAGAGPFRLAVVAHASTQNGLRRAQMPQPEYRALAAYLVARGFAVLVPERLGHGATGGRYIEDQGGCDEADYVRSGRATAEEIWLALDYLRKQDFIRKAPAVVLGHSAGGWGALALATADPKAISAITVFAPGRGGHANDEPNRICAKHTLLAAAAEFGKGARIPVSWLVADNDSYFAPAFSKALVDAFRGSGGKADFRALQAVGSEGHWMIESEAGVKAASRELARALNPPKPMASKKP; encoded by the coding sequence ATGCGGCTCCTCAACATCCTCGCGCTCCTGCCTCTGCTGACCTTGCTGACTGCGCCATCTTTGTGCGCTCAGGTCACGTTTGGCCCATCGGGCGAGGAGGGCGAACCGCTTCGCCGACAGGAATGGCTGGTGCCATCGCCGGATACCGAGATTGCTGCGCATGCCCTGCTGTTTCGCCCTGCCGGCGCAGGTCCATTCAGGCTTGCAGTGGTTGCACACGCCTCGACGCAGAATGGCTTGCGTCGGGCGCAAATGCCGCAGCCGGAATACCGTGCGCTCGCCGCCTATCTCGTCGCGCGCGGTTTTGCCGTGCTGGTGCCGGAGCGGCTCGGCCATGGTGCGACCGGCGGCCGGTATATCGAGGACCAGGGTGGATGTGACGAGGCCGACTATGTGCGTTCGGGCCGTGCAACGGCCGAGGAAATCTGGCTCGCGCTGGACTATTTGCGGAAGCAGGATTTCATCCGCAAGGCTCCTGCCGTCGTGCTCGGCCATTCCGCCGGCGGCTGGGGCGCGCTGGCGCTCGCGACTGCCGATCCGAAGGCGATCTCCGCGATCACAGTGTTTGCACCGGGGCGCGGTGGCCACGCCAATGATGAGCCGAACCGGATCTGCGCCAAGCATACGCTTCTTGCAGCCGCCGCCGAGTTCGGGAAGGGGGCGCGCATTCCCGTCTCATGGCTCGTTGCGGACAACGACAGCTACTTCGCGCCGGCATTTTCGAAAGCGTTGGTCGACGCGTTTCGCGGCAGCGGCGGCAAGGCCGACTTCCGCGCCTTGCAAGCCGTCGGCAGCGAAGGCCATTGGATGATCGAGAGCGAGGCCGGGGTCAAAGCCGCGAGCCGCGAGCTCGCACGTGCGCTGAACCCGCCGAAGCCGATGGCGAGCAAGAAGCCATGA
- the ppa gene encoding inorganic diphosphatase yields MRIDAVSIGKNVPHDVNVVIEVPVGGEPIKYEMDKEAGTLVVDRFLYTPMRYPGNYGFIPHTLSDDGDPCDVLIVNTRAIIPGAVMSVRPVGVLFMEDEAGGDEKILAVPSSKLTQRYDKVRSYSDLPDITLQQIQHFFEHYKDLEKGKWVKILRWGGPEDAHKLILEGMDREKKNKVTT; encoded by the coding sequence ATGCGTATCGATGCGGTCTCGATCGGGAAAAATGTCCCACATGACGTCAACGTCGTCATCGAAGTGCCCGTGGGCGGCGAACCGATCAAATACGAGATGGACAAGGAGGCCGGCACGCTGGTGGTCGACCGCTTCCTCTACACGCCGATGCGTTACCCCGGCAACTACGGCTTCATTCCGCACACTTTGTCGGATGACGGCGACCCCTGCGACGTCCTGATCGTCAACACCCGCGCCATCATTCCCGGCGCCGTCATGAGCGTGCGTCCGGTCGGTGTGCTGTTCATGGAGGACGAAGCCGGCGGCGACGAGAAGATTCTGGCGGTGCCGTCGTCAAAGCTCACGCAGCGCTATGACAAGGTGAGATCGTACTCCGACCTGCCTGACATCACGCTGCAGCAGATCCAGCACTTCTTCGAGCACTACAAGGATCTCGAGAAGGGCAAATGGGTGAAGATCCTGCGCTGGGGTGGCCCGGAGGACGCGCACAAGCTGATTCTCGAAGGCATGGATCGCGAGAAGAAGAATAAGGTAACGACGTAA
- a CDS encoding SDR family oxidoreductase yields the protein MSARSILVLGASGLIGRFVTDDLRARGFRVVGVARSLSPAQRMDVEDFDLPILSLDTAALMRLLCEHAVDVVVNCLGVLQDGPGSDTNAVHRDFVARLLQAIDGSGRAIRLAHISIPGTAAADRTAFATTKREAERLIAASGIPHAILRPGFVIAPAAYGGSAMLRALAALPLDLPDKEMATPFQPVAVEDIAATIAWLATCGIDDASVKAASWDLMQVEPVTMAGVIKSFRLAFGTAGWPRIAMPAFLLDLGARIGDLASYFGWMPPMRSTAVAELRRGVRGDPSAWITATGIAPKTLFGAIGRHPATIQDKWFARLFLIKALIFASLVAFWFVSGFIALFVSYRAAAGILSAHNFPPALVDPITIGTSLMDMSIGVLIAFRRTAAVGLVAGIVASLGYMVGAAILTPDLWIEPLGALVKTGPAIVLMLVALLVLDNR from the coding sequence ATGAGTGCGCGATCCATCCTGGTGCTCGGCGCCTCCGGCCTGATTGGCCGTTTCGTCACCGACGATCTGCGCGCGAGGGGATTTCGCGTCGTCGGGGTGGCACGCAGCCTGTCGCCGGCACAGAGGATGGACGTAGAGGATTTCGATCTGCCAATCCTCTCCCTCGATACAGCCGCCCTGATGCGCCTGCTCTGCGAGCATGCCGTCGATGTCGTCGTGAATTGCCTTGGCGTGCTCCAGGACGGTCCGGGCAGCGATACCAACGCCGTGCATCGCGATTTCGTCGCGCGGCTGCTTCAGGCGATCGACGGTAGTGGTCGCGCGATCCGGCTGGCGCACATCTCAATCCCGGGAACGGCGGCGGCCGACCGCACCGCTTTTGCGACGACCAAGCGCGAGGCCGAGCGCCTGATCGCCGCCTCCGGCATTCCCCACGCCATCCTGCGACCTGGCTTCGTCATTGCACCTGCAGCGTATGGCGGCAGCGCTATGCTCCGGGCGCTCGCCGCCTTGCCGCTCGACCTTCCGGACAAGGAGATGGCAACGCCGTTCCAGCCCGTCGCGGTGGAAGACATTGCCGCCACCATCGCCTGGCTCGCCACGTGTGGCATCGACGACGCATCCGTGAAAGCGGCGAGCTGGGACCTGATGCAAGTTGAGCCGGTCACGATGGCCGGCGTCATCAAGTCGTTTCGTCTCGCGTTCGGCACGGCCGGTTGGCCGCGTATAGCAATGCCGGCCTTCCTGCTCGATCTCGGAGCGAGAATCGGCGATCTCGCCAGCTATTTCGGCTGGATGCCGCCGATGCGTTCCACCGCCGTCGCCGAACTGCGCCGTGGCGTGCGAGGTGATCCCTCAGCGTGGATCACCGCCACCGGCATCGCGCCGAAGACGCTGTTCGGGGCGATAGGGCGCCACCCTGCCACTATCCAAGACAAATGGTTCGCGCGCCTGTTCCTGATCAAGGCGCTGATTTTCGCGAGCCTGGTCGCGTTCTGGTTCGTCTCCGGCTTCATCGCGCTGTTCGTGTCCTATCGCGCCGCCGCCGGGATCCTGAGCGCGCACAATTTTCCGCCGGCGCTGGTCGATCCCATCACAATCGGCACGAGCCTGATGGACATGAGTATCGGCGTGCTTATCGCCTTCCGCCGAACGGCCGCAGTCGGGCTCGTTGCTGGCATCGTCGCTTCGCTCGGCTACATGGTCGGCGCGGCCATCTTGACGCCGGACCTCTGGATCGAGCCGCTCGGCGCACTGGTGAAGACCGGTCCGGCGATCGTGCTGATGCTGGTCGCGCTGCTCGTGTTGGACAATCGCTGA
- a CDS encoding GNAT family N-acetyltransferase, translating into MSTTLIEVRPAKAADATAVASTHDEAWRAAYQGIIPGSELEKLINRRGPQWWDSAIRKGSRVSVLVFGDKIAGYANYGRNRARSLHFDGEIYELYLRPEFQGLGFGRRLFAAARRDLMQSGLKSMVVWALSDNDPATEFYRALGGRMVARSSERFGPKSLDKVAFAWTN; encoded by the coding sequence ATGAGCACAACCCTGATCGAGGTCCGGCCGGCTAAAGCTGCAGACGCAACTGCGGTGGCGTCCACCCATGACGAAGCCTGGCGCGCCGCCTATCAGGGCATCATTCCCGGCTCCGAGCTGGAGAAGCTCATCAATCGCCGCGGTCCGCAGTGGTGGGACAGCGCGATCCGCAAAGGCAGCCGCGTCAGCGTACTCGTGTTCGGCGACAAGATCGCAGGCTACGCCAATTACGGTCGCAACCGCGCCCGCAGCCTGCATTTTGACGGCGAGATCTACGAGCTCTATCTCCGTCCTGAGTTCCAGGGCCTCGGCTTCGGCCGGCGCCTGTTCGCCGCCGCCCGCCGCGATCTGATGCAGAGCGGGCTGAAGAGCATGGTGGTGTGGGCGCTCTCGGACAACGACCCGGCCACTGAGTTCTACCGGGCGCTGGGCGGCCGCATGGTGGCGCGCTCGTCGGAGCGGTTCGGGCCGAAGTCGCTCGACAAGGTTGCCTTCGCTTGGACCAATTGA
- a CDS encoding DUF167 domain-containing protein has translation MVAKQACKEPWRYSAAGISIALRVTPRGGRDDIEGIEQLADGRSVLKVRVRAIADGGEANKAVLVLLAKSLGVPKASVKLLSGAASRLKQIAVDGDPARLGEALRQLASAKSRD, from the coding sequence TTGGTTGCCAAACAAGCTTGCAAGGAACCCTGGCGTTACTCGGCAGCGGGAATCAGCATCGCGCTGCGGGTGACGCCGCGTGGCGGCCGCGACGACATCGAGGGGATCGAGCAATTGGCCGACGGCCGCAGCGTGCTGAAGGTGCGGGTGCGCGCAATCGCCGATGGCGGCGAGGCCAACAAGGCCGTTTTGGTCCTTTTGGCGAAATCGCTTGGCGTCCCCAAGGCCAGCGTCAAGCTGCTATCCGGAGCCGCTTCGCGGCTGAAGCAGATCGCGGTTGACGGCGATCCGGCACGGCTCGGCGAAGCCCTGCGCCAGCTTGCCTCGGCCAAATCGAGAGACTGA
- the folD gene encoding bifunctional methylenetetrahydrofolate dehydrogenase/methenyltetrahydrofolate cyclohydrolase FolD, with protein sequence MTAKIIDGKIIAAELRARVTEEVARVKREHNLVPGLAVVLVGSDPASEVYVRSKHAQTQGAGMASFEYKLPADVSQADLLALVAKLNRDPAVHGILVQLPLPKGLNTEAVINAIDPAKDVDGLHPNNAGRLAGGFAALSPCTPLGCIILTRSVHASLEGMNAIVIGRSNLVGRPLVQLLLNENATVTIAHSRSRDLPGLVKKADLVYAAVGRPEMVRGDWLKPGATVIDVGINRIPKDDGKTRLVGDVAYQEALAIAGAITPVPGGVGQMTVACLLVNTLRAACAIAGLPKPAV encoded by the coding sequence ATGACCGCCAAAATCATCGATGGAAAAATCATCGCCGCGGAGCTTCGGGCCCGCGTCACCGAAGAGGTCGCCCGCGTCAAGCGCGAGCACAATCTGGTGCCGGGGCTGGCGGTCGTGCTGGTCGGCAGCGACCCCGCCAGCGAGGTTTATGTCCGCTCCAAGCACGCCCAGACGCAAGGCGCAGGCATGGCCTCGTTCGAGTACAAATTGCCGGCCGACGTCTCGCAGGCGGACCTCCTCGCGCTGGTCGCAAAGCTCAACCGCGATCCGGCCGTGCACGGCATTCTGGTGCAGCTGCCGCTGCCGAAGGGATTGAACACCGAAGCCGTCATCAACGCCATCGACCCCGCCAAGGACGTCGACGGCCTGCATCCGAACAATGCCGGCCGGCTCGCCGGCGGCTTTGCGGCACTGTCGCCCTGCACGCCGCTCGGCTGCATCATCCTGACCAGAAGCGTGCACGCCTCACTGGAGGGCATGAACGCGATCGTCATCGGCCGCTCCAATCTGGTCGGTCGGCCGCTGGTGCAATTGCTGTTGAACGAGAACGCCACGGTCACGATCGCGCATTCGCGCTCGCGCGACCTGCCAGGGCTTGTGAAGAAGGCCGATCTCGTCTATGCCGCGGTCGGAAGGCCCGAGATGGTGCGCGGCGACTGGCTGAAGCCGGGTGCGACCGTGATCGACGTCGGCATCAACCGGATTCCGAAGGACGACGGCAAGACACGTCTCGTCGGCGACGTCGCCTATCAGGAAGCGCTTGCGATTGCCGGCGCAATTACGCCGGTGCCGGGCGGCGTCGGTCAGATGACGGTGGCGTGCCTGCTGGTGAACACGCTGCGAGCGGCCTGCGCCATCGCGGGGCTGCCGAAGCCGGCGGTGTAA